In Solanum stenotomum isolate F172 chromosome 6, ASM1918654v1, whole genome shotgun sequence, one DNA window encodes the following:
- the LOC125866901 gene encoding uncharacterized protein LOC125866901, whose translation MDHQLISRKRVYDDSVELEINSPEVKRLREDLLDDLYDSEFCTPSHDLDSFMKSFENEITASPLPETAGVSSESGESQPELGYLLEASDDELGLPPPSEAETESVRVCTESVGLSNEFWGLEDQIPSYDPFDLGIVESDHYSGNMGEYVGLDGLFDHSDLGYGSGDFLWRPETLPAQ comes from the coding sequence ATGGATCATCAATTGATTTCGAGAAAGCGAGTCTATGACGATTCGGTCGAATTAGAGATCAATTCCCCGGAGGTAAAaagactccgggaagatctctTAGACGATTTATACGATTCGGAGTTTTGCACTCCGAGTCACGATCTCGATTCATTCATGAAGAGCTTCGAAAACGAAATTACAGCTTCACCATTGCCGGAGACTGCCGGAGTTTCGTCGGAGTCCGGCGAATCTCAGCCGGAGTTAGGATACCTTCTGGAAGCTTCTGATGATGAACTCGGACTGCCTCCGCCTAGCGAGGCAGAGACTGAGTCAGTCCGAGTTTGTACTGAGTCCGTGGGACTCAGTAACGAGTTTTGGGGATTGGAGGACCAGATACCGAGTTATGACCCGTTTGATTTGGGAATTGTTGAATCGGATCATTATAGTGGCAATATGGGTGAATATGTTGGGTTAGATGGTTTATTTGATCATTCGGATCTCGGGTATGGGTCGGGTGATTTTCTTTGGAGACCCGAAACTTTACCCGCTCAATAG